From the Haladaptatus caseinilyticus genome, the window GCGTAGGCTTGCTCGTACGTGATCTCACCCTCACTCGGAAGTGCACTTGCAAGCGCATCGAGTGATTCTTGCGCAAGTGGCGTGAGTGGCGATCGGCGGTTCGAAATCATCGATATATGCAAAAACACGAAGTAGCGACGTAAATCTTCGGACACAACACAGAGTTGTTTTATTTGATTTCTGTCTATTGCAGAGTTGTAAACAGGTCGATTCACCAAATGCTCTAATCCAATCTAATTCTTTCCTCACAGACACTATCTTAGCGGATGTCAATAACGGCAACCACTCGATAGAGGATTATTGACTTGATTATGTTGTAGCAAGTGCCTTTGACAGAGTAGATCATAGCTCCCAGAGTGAATAACATTAAACTAACATCTAAACATACCAAATCTATATTTTAAATAGTAATCAGAGAGAATAGATTAAATAATCATTTTGGTTGTGGTTCAGAATTCGATTACTGAGGCTTAAATAGAGACATCTCAAATATACGATAGATTTAATATTAACTCTATAAGAAACTCAGAATAGTACCATGGATGAAAAGTAAAGCAAGTTAGTTCGGTAGTTCCTTCCGTTCCCGTTCGCACGCGCGGCCAGCACGAGAACCCGTTAAGGAAGTCACAATCGCAGTTTTCTGATTCGGCAACGTTGTCGTCCTCGGATGGAAATGTCTCGAGCGTCCGGTTGTCGGTTGCGTTCTCGACAGTGGCCATGTATTTGCAGAATACATTCCGGTGGATGTGATGCGGACAGATACAGACCACCAGTTCTGCGGTCACGCCGTTGATGGAGACCGTGTATTGGTACTTAGCAGGCTGGTCGTGACTTTCATTGGTGACTACGACGAATCCTCGGGAGCTTTGATATCGAAGGAAAACTGTTCCCACTATGCGCGGTTCTGTGCTGTCTCAGCAGGTTTGGGTCACGTGATTGCGGCAAATATTGTTAGAGTCTATGTTGGGACAACACCGTTAGTCAACTCATTGCACTCTAAATGACGTGAGATAAGATGTTGCTCGCCATTCTTTCAAGTAAAGGCCTGTCATAGCTGTCGGAGAGAGTAGTCGTGAGAGTGAGCGATTAAAGGATGAAGTTCTTCCCTCAAAGTGTATGGTGTTACAATTGTTGATCGCAGCGGTTGTCGGAATCGGCCTTGGAATCTTTCTCCAGAAAGGCCGATTTTGTTTCGTCCACGCGTTTCGCGACCTATTCGCATTCAAGGATTCGCGAGTGACAAAGGGCGTTCTCGCAGCCACGACGATCACAATGCTGTTCTGGAGCATCGCCTACGAACTGGGCCATTACCAGAAATTTTGGACGCCTGGTTGGGGCCTAACCGGCCTTATCGGCGGCTTCATTTTCGGAGTCGGAATGACGTATGCCGGTGGATGTGCCAGTGGTACACTCTATCGGGCTGGACAAGGGTACCTTCACTTTTGGCTCACGCTTGTTTCCATGGGCATTGGATACACTGTGTTCACCCTGTTGTTCCCGACACTTCAGACCGTGTACTTTGATCCGCTGACGTTCGGTGAAGGACTGTCTTTGTTTACCGTCTCGCCGGTTCCAGCACCAATGCTCGCGCTGCTGGTCACGGTCGGCGTTGTCCTTGTGTATTCAACAGTCGTCGGACGCGAGCAACGGAATGGTACCGTCGATCAGACCGTTGCCACCGACGGTGGGCGACGGACGTCCGCAACGGTCGCAGGGTTCCAATCGCTTGTCCATGGGACAAGGCAGTATGTTCGTGGCTTTACAGAAATAGACAACTGGGTTGCTGCATCGAAACGTCCATGGAACCCGATTACTGCCGCACTCGGTATCACCGTTCTTGCGGCTTTGTGGTTTACACAGGTATCCATCGTCGGTGTTACCGGACCTGAAGCTCGCTGGACTGGATACTTGCTTAAACAGGCAGGTCTCGACAGCGGGTCATACACCTACTGGGGATCGGTGCTGTTCAAGGGTGAAGGTGTCAATATCACCGTTGATATGATTATGATCACGGCTGTCATTATCGGCGCGTTCATCGCCGCATACTGGAGTGGTGATTTCTCGATTCGCGTCCCAAAGCGCAGACGTATCCCTAATGCCGTTGGTGGCGGATTATTGATGGGTGCAGGGTCTCGCCTCGCCCCGGGATGTAATATCGGGAACATTTATTCTGGTCTCGCTGAACTGTCGATCCACTCGTTTATCGCGACCATCGGCATTGTCGCCGGTGTATACGTTATGACCCATTGGATATACCGAGATATCGGCTGTGCTGTGTAATGTATCGCACGTCAAGCAACGAATCCAAAAACTACGAAACCATGACCGGACCATCACTAGACGACGTAACGGATAGCCCAGACGAACTAGACGACGAAACGGCAACACAATTGGTCAAAGAAGCCGCAGAGGTGCAAGACATGACCGGCGAAGTCTGTCCGTATCCTCAAGTCGAGGCCAAGAAAGCAGTCCAGCAGTTAGATGAGGGAGCATTACTCGTACAGGAGACTGACCACGTCCCTTCAACTGAGAACGTTCCACGAGCGGTTGGTGACGACGCAGAAGCGAAAGTGTGGAGGAGTGGAAATGGTCTCTATCGCATATATCTCTGGAAACAATGACGGTTGAACAAATCGATCCCACTGATGTCGACACTGAGATTGCCGACGTGATCGATATCAGAGATGAAGATTCCTTTGCGGAGGGACACATTCCTGGGGCAGAGAATGTTCCATTGGACAATCTCGAAGAAGTGGTTGACGAACGAGAGTGGAACGACGAAGTAGTAGTCGCTTGCTACGTTGGTCAGACATCCCAACAGGCGGCTCGTCTTATCGACGCGTACGCTGATGATGTGATTGTTGCAAGCATGTCTGGAGGGTATAAAAAGTGGGATGGCCCACTCCGCCAATCAAACAAGTGACTATAACGATTCTCACAAATAGCAGTTGAGTCCTCAAATATGAGCTCATCTCCCGCCAAT encodes:
- a CDS encoding rhodanese-like domain-containing protein codes for the protein MTVEQIDPTDVDTEIADVIDIRDEDSFAEGHIPGAENVPLDNLEEVVDEREWNDEVVVACYVGQTSQQAARLIDAYADDVIVASMSGGYKKWDGPLRQSNK
- a CDS encoding sulfurtransferase TusA family protein is translated as MTGPSLDDVTDSPDELDDETATQLVKEAAEVQDMTGEVCPYPQVEAKKAVQQLDEGALLVQETDHVPSTENVPRAVGDDAEAKVWRSGNGLYRIYLWKQ
- a CDS encoding YeeE/YedE family protein gives rise to the protein MVLQLLIAAVVGIGLGIFLQKGRFCFVHAFRDLFAFKDSRVTKGVLAATTITMLFWSIAYELGHYQKFWTPGWGLTGLIGGFIFGVGMTYAGGCASGTLYRAGQGYLHFWLTLVSMGIGYTVFTLLFPTLQTVYFDPLTFGEGLSLFTVSPVPAPMLALLVTVGVVLVYSTVVGREQRNGTVDQTVATDGGRRTSATVAGFQSLVHGTRQYVRGFTEIDNWVAASKRPWNPITAALGITVLAALWFTQVSIVGVTGPEARWTGYLLKQAGLDSGSYTYWGSVLFKGEGVNITVDMIMITAVIIGAFIAAYWSGDFSIRVPKRRRIPNAVGGGLLMGAGSRLAPGCNIGNIYSGLAELSIHSFIATIGIVAGVYVMTHWIYRDIGCAV